A genomic stretch from Candidatus Nitrososphaera gargensis Ga9.2 includes:
- a CDS encoding TFIIB-type zinc ribbon-containing protein has protein sequence MNCPNCASPMQEVRRYDADIDYCPTCKGVWLDRGEIDKIATMQTRYDEEHYRRYHTDRDYDEYDDDYYNYRGHRRRRGFFGDLFDFD, from the coding sequence ATGAACTGTCCGAATTGCGCTTCGCCAATGCAAGAGGTTAGAAGGTATGATGCAGACATTGATTATTGCCCTACATGCAAAGGCGTATGGCTTGACAGGGGCGAAATTGACAAGATAGCAACCATGCAAACAAGGTATGACGAAGAGCATTATCGCCGCTACCATACAGACAGAGATTATGACGAGTATGATGACGACTATTACAATTATCGAGGGCACAGAAGGCGAAGAGGCTTCTTTGGCGACCTGTTTGATTTTGATTAG